Proteins from a genomic interval of Osmia bicornis bicornis chromosome 11, iOsmBic2.1, whole genome shotgun sequence:
- the LOC114880001 gene encoding RCC1 and BTB domain-containing protein 1-like produces MNYHHLKHWPIFNTLEPGFLSKIHIAVVYGYSGDKALIVTNDDMVYAIGTNANGCLGTGDQRDTFNPIKIKSLCNQGIKTFSFGKDHVLALSKQGLVYSRGQNDYGQLRIGPYKPSAIPTIVRNPIRNEHITDIACGSRHFLALTNEGKVYSWGGSGNRINVPIKVEIRSGLIDEYIVSVTCGMEFNMIVTDKGKIYGWGENSEGQLGIDHYSSQKNPCKVAALDGIVIEKVVCGCVHTLALSTTGVLYAWGGNNSGQLGFGNQGDRFARPVKLVKHEMGRVLDVAASYCNDISVAMGERNVVFVWGRCLGLRIRVPTYTPLKHLHDAFAFYSSRRVTHQPLIVVGEPKEASLIDWLWNAFNDPITSDLIIKVQGEPIHVHKAILKIRCSYLRRKFDEDWDKQNQSVIEIEEFSYNVYAGFLQYLYTSEINLLVEDVAEFFNLADTYSEDELKDLCMFKLKKLITIKNVILLYNNAVEYKAKEIQEYCLNFATNRITVMLRTPGFAELDDRSYKLFVMKAVEKGAFKK; encoded by the exons ATGAATTATCATCACTTAAAACATTGGCCCATTTTTAATACGTTAGAACCAGGGTTTCTGTCAAAGATTCATATAGCTGTCGTGTATG GTTATTCAGGTGACAAAGCTTTAATCGTAACAAACGATGACATGGTATACGCTATAGGAACTAACGCAAATGGATGTCTTGGAACTGGTGATCAGAGGGATACATTTAatccaattaaaattaaaagcttATGTAACCAGGGCATAAAAACCTTTTCATTTGGCAAAGATCATGTTCTAGCTCTTTCAAAGCAAGGACTG GTATATTCAAGGGGACAAAATGATTATGGTCAATTAAGAATTGGACCTTACAAACCGTCTGCAATACCAACTATTGTAAGGAATCCTATACGCAATGAACATATTACAGATATAGCTTGTGGAAGTCGTCACTTTCTTGCACTGACAAATGAAGGAAAG GTATATTCATGGGGTGGTTCTGGTAATCGGATAAATGTACCTATCAAAGTGGAGATACGAAGTGGTTTAATTGATGAATACATCGTTTCTGTTACTTGTGGTATGGAATTTAACATGATAGTTACAGATAAGGGTAAGATTTATGGTTGGGGCGAAAATAGTGAGGGTCAGCTAGGAATTGATCATTATTCTAGCCAGAAGAATCCTTGCAAAGTAGCTGCACTCGATGGCATTGTGATTG AAAAGGTAGTTTGTGGTTGTGTACATACTCTAGCATTGAGTACTACGGGAGTTTTGTATGCATGGGGTGGAAACAATAGCGGGCAGTTGGGATTTGGTAATCAGGGTGATCGTTTTGCTCGTCCAGTAAAG CTGGTGAAGCATGAAATGGGAAGAGTACTGGATGTAGCGGCTTCATATTGTAACGATATAAGTGTAGCTATGGGAGAGAGAAACGTGGTATTTGTTTGGGGACGTTGTCTAGGACTACGTATCAGAGTCCCAACGTATACACCACTAAAACATTTGCACGATGCTTTTGCGTTTTATTCATCGCGTCGTGTAACGCATCAACCACTTATAGTTGTTGGAGAACCAAAGGAAGCGAGTTTGATCGACTGGTTGTGGAATGCATTTAACGACCCA ATTACAAGTGACCTCATCATAAAAGTACAAGGAGAACCTATCCACGTACATAAAgctattttaaaaatacgtTGTTCATACCTTCGAAGAAAGTTTGACGAAGACTGGGATAAGCAGAATCAGAG TGTTATAGAAATCGAGGAATTTTCCTACAATGTATATGCAGGCTTCTTGCAATATCTGTACACCAGTGAGATTAATTTACTTGTAGAAGATGTAGCAG AGTTTTTTAATTTAGCGGATACCTATTCGGAAGATGAATTGAAGGATCTCTGTATGTTTAAACTCAAGAAATTGATTactattaaaaatgtaatcttattgtataataatgcTGTTGAATATAAAGCTAAG GAAATACAGGAATACTGCTTAAATTTTGCAACGAACCGTATCACCGTAATGTTACGTACTCCGGGTTTCGCTGAATTAGATGACCGTTCATACAAACTTTTTGTAATGAAAGCTGTTGAAAAAGGTGCTTTTAAGAAGTAG